In Nocardia sp. NBC_00403, one DNA window encodes the following:
- a CDS encoding SRPBCC domain-containing protein yields the protein MKLFYTGPATTDLHENYAKKGLLDENAPVRSVSTIVVDAPIDTVWRLLSDMRNWPDWRSDAHVLELGEMKVDASFRWNLHGTTIKATFATIEPQRELAWTGVSMGCMKAVDRLRLTPLSETRTEVTMEESLAGPLLTLFFSSEKLRAGHDAMLGMLKAAAESPIPAAA from the coding sequence ATGAAGTTGTTCTACACCGGACCCGCCACTACCGACCTGCACGAGAACTACGCCAAGAAGGGTCTGCTGGACGAGAACGCCCCGGTCCGCTCGGTCAGCACGATCGTCGTCGACGCTCCGATCGACACCGTCTGGCGGCTACTGAGCGACATGCGGAACTGGCCCGACTGGCGCTCCGACGCTCATGTACTCGAACTCGGCGAGATGAAGGTCGACGCCTCGTTTCGCTGGAACCTGCACGGCACCACCATCAAAGCGACCTTCGCCACCATCGAGCCGCAGCGGGAACTCGCCTGGACCGGCGTCTCCATGGGCTGCATGAAGGCTGTCGATCGCCTCCGGCTGACCCCGCTCAGCGAAACTCGCACCGAGGTCACCATGGAGGAATCGCTCGCCGGTCCGCTGCTGACCCTCTTCTTCAGCTCCGAAAAGCTGCGCGCGGGTCATGACGCCATGCTTGGCATGCTGAAGGCTGCCGCCGAATCCCCGATCCCGGCCGCAGCCTGA
- a CDS encoding SRPBCC domain-containing protein, whose translation MMQVDTKQNFTTTFSVDRTPQEAFEAITNVRGWWSEDAEGVTDRVGGEFVHRYQDVHRCTIRVTELVPGRKVAWLVLDNYFNFIEDQAEWKGTEIVFEISEKDGGAEVRFTHVGLVPQYECYDVCSNAWGGYIGGSLRNLINTGVGQPNPKEGGNAPAHQDAASVLRAERSPHAVTLKPGSILLGTTRPAELRDWYRRTLAPEYKGEGPIDLGGFLLVIDKRDDLGTKNNEPGRMILNFHVEDFGAVEAQLRAAGVDWLVPVADRPSGRFGTFADPDGNYLQIIQFK comes from the coding sequence ATGATGCAAGTTGATACGAAGCAGAACTTCACTACCACCTTCTCGGTGGATCGGACTCCCCAGGAAGCTTTCGAGGCCATCACCAATGTCCGCGGTTGGTGGTCGGAGGATGCCGAGGGCGTCACCGATCGGGTCGGCGGCGAGTTCGTCCACCGCTACCAGGATGTCCATCGCTGCACGATCCGCGTCACGGAACTGGTGCCCGGCCGCAAGGTCGCATGGCTCGTTCTGGACAACTACTTCAACTTCATCGAAGACCAGGCCGAATGGAAGGGCACCGAGATCGTCTTCGAAATCTCGGAAAAGGACGGTGGCGCCGAGGTCCGCTTCACCCACGTGGGCCTGGTTCCGCAGTACGAGTGCTACGACGTGTGCTCCAACGCATGGGGCGGCTACATCGGCGGCAGCCTGCGGAATCTGATCAATACCGGTGTGGGACAACCCAACCCGAAGGAGGGCGGCAATGCCCCGGCTCATCAGGATGCCGCCTCCGTGCTGCGTGCCGAGCGCTCACCTCATGCCGTGACACTGAAACCCGGCAGCATCCTGCTCGGTACCACCCGGCCCGCGGAACTGCGTGACTGGTACCGCAGAACCCTCGCGCCGGAATACAAAGGCGAAGGGCCGATCGATCTCGGCGGCTTCCTGCTGGTCATCGACAAGCGCGACGACCTCGGGACGAAGAACAATGAGCCGGGCCGGATGATCCTCAACTTCCACGTCGAGGACTTCGGCGCCGTCGAGGCGCAGCTGCGGGCGGCAGGCGTGGACTGGCTCGTTCCCGTCGCCGATCGCCCCTCCGGCCGCTTCGGGACCTTCGCGGACCCTGACGGGAACTACCTCCAGATAATCCAATTCAAGTAG
- a CDS encoding winged helix-turn-helix transcriptional regulator, producing MLGKTYDSQACSIARALEVIGERWSLLIVRDAVFAGSTRYNDFQRSLGVATNILKTRLDGFVEAGIMVRRKYSEQPDLYEYLLTDKGRALAPALVALTEWGDEWVTEGEPPILYTHSVCGAGITQHTVCAHCGRVHDPAEIQATIGPGMPPEHIPQKS from the coding sequence ATGCTGGGGAAGACCTACGACTCACAGGCGTGCTCGATCGCGCGCGCCCTGGAGGTGATCGGCGAACGCTGGAGCCTGCTCATCGTTCGTGACGCGGTGTTCGCGGGTTCGACCCGCTACAACGACTTCCAGCGCAGCCTGGGCGTAGCGACCAACATTCTCAAGACCCGCCTCGATGGTTTCGTGGAGGCCGGAATCATGGTGCGCCGCAAGTATTCCGAGCAGCCCGACCTGTACGAGTACCTGCTGACCGACAAGGGGCGTGCGCTCGCACCCGCGCTGGTCGCGCTCACCGAATGGGGCGATGAGTGGGTGACCGAGGGCGAGCCCCCGATCCTCTACACCCACTCGGTATGCGGCGCCGGAATCACCCAGCACACGGTGTGCGCCCACTGCGGTCGCGTGCACGACCCCGCCGAAATCCAGGCCACGATCGGCCCCGGTATGCCCCCCGAACACATACCGCAGAAGTCTTGA
- a CDS encoding HAD domain-containing protein translates to MTGSVQRPLLFLDVDGPLIPFGATPQQYPDGYPRHQPHLEPWQVASNPLLVRLDPEHGPQLAALPCDLVWATTWMTDANAWISPLIGLPELPVVIWPESCAEDGDDRLHWKTRALVDWAAGRSFVWVDDEITDSDRAWVSAHHQGQALLHRVDPRHGLTVADFATLDEWLHATHDPG, encoded by the coding sequence GTGACAGGTTCTGTGCAGCGTCCACTGCTCTTCCTTGATGTCGACGGACCACTCATTCCGTTCGGAGCGACCCCGCAGCAGTATCCGGACGGGTATCCGAGACATCAGCCGCACCTCGAACCATGGCAGGTCGCGTCGAATCCGCTTCTGGTGCGACTCGATCCCGAGCACGGGCCTCAATTGGCAGCGCTGCCATGCGATCTGGTGTGGGCAACGACATGGATGACCGACGCGAACGCATGGATCTCACCGCTGATCGGCTTGCCGGAGCTACCAGTGGTGATCTGGCCGGAGTCCTGTGCTGAGGACGGGGACGACCGGCTGCACTGGAAGACCCGTGCCCTGGTCGATTGGGCAGCCGGGCGCTCATTCGTGTGGGTCGACGATGAGATCACCGACTCCGATCGCGCTTGGGTGTCCGCGCACCATCAAGGACAAGCCCTACTTCATCGCGTCGATCCCCGCCATGGCCTCACCGTCGCGGACTTCGCCACCCTCGACGAATGGCTGCACGCGACCCACGACCCCGGCTGA
- a CDS encoding DHA2 family efflux MFS transporter permease subunit, with the protein MPAETVTPPLRLWLGLIAVSLGVALIVVDLTIVNVILAPIIEDLSITSIEAQWIQESYAIVFAALLLLTGRLADLYGARKLFLIGLLIFGVTSLFAAAAPNGELLILARFLQGVGGAMILPTSLALVNATFTGAARGQAFAIWGSTIGAAAAVGPLLGGWLADFSWRWAFGVNIPVVVLIMAGVVVYLPASQRMRGRVDWPGAALSAIGLGLLAFALIEGRAHGWLVVTEPLTIGGFVWRTGPSPVLVAFVAAALAMFVFWRRQVALARAGSEPLMHTGLFAIGSFRRGNVVTLIVGLGEFGIIAVLPLWLQFTLNYSALQAGLALVPLAVGSFCASGASFSMTNAISALGQVRIGLLLEAAGLVLLGWWAAADSSWWSIAVALFVYGVGVGFATAQVTNVVLADVPGEFSGQGSGIQSAARELGSALGIAVLTTLFLGTFGSGLRDRLADAGSSGRDADQLSAAVTESAGSAIPALAAQPATTGVAEAAREAMSSGFAVSSYVCAGLLVLALATTAFVARSSSSMSRADSSTVDTNLGAR; encoded by the coding sequence TTGCCCGCCGAAACCGTCACCCCTCCGCTGCGCCTGTGGTTGGGCCTGATCGCCGTATCGCTCGGCGTCGCCCTGATCGTCGTCGACCTCACGATCGTGAACGTGATCCTCGCCCCGATCATCGAAGACCTCTCGATCACCTCGATCGAGGCCCAGTGGATCCAGGAGTCCTACGCGATCGTCTTCGCCGCCCTGCTATTGCTCACCGGACGACTTGCCGATCTGTACGGTGCCCGAAAGCTCTTCCTCATCGGCCTGCTCATATTCGGTGTGACCAGCCTGTTCGCCGCCGCTGCGCCGAATGGTGAGCTGCTCATCCTGGCGCGGTTCCTCCAGGGCGTCGGCGGAGCCATGATCCTGCCGACCTCACTGGCCCTGGTGAACGCGACGTTCACCGGGGCAGCGCGCGGCCAGGCCTTCGCGATCTGGGGATCCACCATCGGCGCGGCGGCCGCGGTCGGCCCGCTGCTCGGCGGCTGGCTCGCGGACTTCTCCTGGCGTTGGGCGTTCGGCGTCAATATCCCGGTGGTGGTGCTGATCATGGCGGGCGTCGTGGTGTATCTGCCTGCGTCGCAACGCATGCGCGGTCGAGTCGATTGGCCCGGCGCGGCGCTCTCGGCCATCGGACTCGGCCTGCTCGCCTTCGCGCTGATCGAGGGCCGAGCCCATGGCTGGCTTGTCGTCACCGAACCGCTCACCATCGGCGGATTTGTCTGGCGCACAGGTCCTTCGCCCGTTCTCGTCGCCTTTGTCGCCGCGGCGCTCGCGATGTTCGTGTTCTGGCGTAGGCAGGTGGCGCTTGCTCGCGCGGGCTCCGAACCGCTCATGCACACGGGTCTTTTCGCGATCGGCTCGTTCCGCAGGGGCAATGTGGTGACGCTGATCGTCGGGCTCGGCGAGTTCGGCATCATCGCCGTGCTGCCGTTGTGGTTGCAGTTCACGCTGAACTACAGCGCTCTGCAAGCGGGCCTCGCGCTGGTGCCGCTCGCCGTGGGCAGTTTCTGTGCGAGCGGCGCGAGTTTCTCTATGACGAACGCGATTTCGGCGCTGGGGCAGGTGCGGATCGGCCTGCTGCTCGAGGCCGCCGGGCTGGTGCTGCTCGGGTGGTGGGCCGCCGCCGACAGCAGCTGGTGGTCGATTGCTGTCGCGCTGTTCGTCTACGGCGTCGGTGTCGGATTCGCGACGGCGCAGGTCACCAATGTGGTGCTCGCCGACGTGCCAGGCGAGTTCTCCGGTCAGGGTTCCGGAATTCAGAGCGCGGCACGGGAACTGGGTTCAGCACTTGGTATCGCCGTGCTGACCACACTGTTCCTCGGAACGTTCGGATCGGGCCTGCGCGACCGCCTCGCCGATGCCGGGTCGTCGGGCCGGGATGCCGATCAGCTCAGCGCGGCCGTGACCGAGAGTGCGGGATCAGCGATCCCCGCACTCGCGGCCCAACCGGCGACCACCGGCGTTGCCGAAGCCGCGCGCGAGGCGATGTCGAGTGGTTTCGCCGTTTCGAGCTATGTCTGCGCGGGGTTGCTCGTGCTCGCTCTCGCGACAACGGCATTCGTCGCTCGGAGCAGTAGCTCCATGTCCCGCGCCGATTCTTCGACTGTGGATACAAATCTGGGCGCAAGATAG
- a CDS encoding MarR family winged helix-turn-helix transcriptional regulator: MGQTSGDIASQRQRLAEGLMAYGASFTELGRRFAEALGVHTTDAFALMDIAVAEEAGTPLSPALLGKRIALSSGAMTALLNRLEQAGYVIRSREHTDRRIVTLRCSPQARQHADQFFGPVNAEQDAILAAYPPELLEQFDTVLAALRGTMDLQLAPPES, translated from the coding sequence ATGGGGCAGACGTCCGGCGATATTGCGTCGCAACGGCAACGGCTCGCGGAAGGGCTGATGGCCTATGGCGCGAGCTTCACCGAACTGGGCCGCCGCTTCGCCGAAGCCCTCGGCGTGCACACCACCGACGCCTTCGCGCTCATGGACATCGCCGTCGCCGAAGAGGCCGGCACACCCCTGTCGCCCGCACTGCTGGGCAAGCGCATCGCATTGTCCTCGGGAGCGATGACCGCCCTACTGAATCGGCTCGAACAGGCCGGCTACGTCATCCGCAGCCGCGAGCACACCGACCGACGGATTGTCACGCTGCGCTGCAGCCCACAGGCCAGGCAGCACGCCGACCAATTCTTCGGGCCCGTGAACGCCGAGCAGGACGCCATCCTGGCCGCGTACCCACCCGAACTCCTCGAGCAGTTCGATACGGTCCTCGCCGCGCTGCGCGGCACGATGGACCTCCAGCTCGCGCCGCCGGAATCGTAG
- a CDS encoding FAD-binding oxidoreductase, with translation MAKTRSWWGWGNVEDAVVGAEREALTKRVAAILPGTDLTVHEPPSVESLELPEPRVAVPDSLAGLASTDQADRAAHAHGQAFRDVVRNLMGDVQNPPDVVVRPRNEADIVDVLDWASRANVAVIPFGGGTSVVGGVEPRIRDSAGDHGRTVGTNGDHEFAGAISLDLAALDQVLEIDRTSRAARIQAGVFGPALEDQLRGADLTLRHFPQSFEFSTLGGWLATRAGGHFATLYTHIDDLTESMRVVTPSGISESRRLPGSGAGPSPDRMFLGSEGSLGVITEAWMRLQDRPRWRATASVHFDDYGAAVAATRAIAQSGLYPTNCRLLDPAEAFLNAGAATSGGVLVLGFESADHPTRTWMERALELVADHGGTLPEPARYTESTGHQDGAGAADTWRSSFLRMPYQRDALAAQSMITETFETACTWDKFDNLKTTVTEAANEAIRSVGATGVVTCRFTHVYPDGPAPYFGIYAAGRWGSTLTQWDDIKSAVSEALSAAGGTITHHHAVGRDHRPWYDRQRPDPFAHALRAAKSALDPAGILNPGVLI, from the coding sequence GTGGCGAAGACGCGGTCGTGGTGGGGTTGGGGGAATGTCGAGGATGCGGTCGTCGGCGCGGAGCGGGAGGCGCTGACGAAGCGGGTCGCGGCGATCCTGCCCGGGACCGATCTCACCGTGCACGAGCCGCCCTCGGTCGAATCGCTGGAGCTGCCCGAACCTCGCGTCGCAGTGCCCGATTCGCTCGCCGGGCTCGCCTCGACAGACCAGGCCGACCGCGCGGCGCACGCACACGGGCAGGCGTTTCGTGATGTGGTGCGCAATCTGATGGGCGATGTGCAGAACCCGCCCGATGTGGTGGTTCGACCACGCAATGAGGCCGATATCGTCGACGTGCTCGACTGGGCGTCGCGGGCGAATGTCGCGGTCATCCCCTTCGGCGGCGGTACTTCTGTGGTAGGCGGGGTGGAGCCGAGGATCCGCGACTCCGCCGGTGACCACGGCCGGACCGTCGGAACGAACGGCGATCACGAGTTCGCCGGTGCGATCAGCCTCGACCTCGCCGCACTCGATCAGGTACTCGAGATCGATCGCACCAGCCGGGCCGCGCGGATCCAGGCGGGGGTCTTCGGTCCGGCGTTGGAGGATCAGCTACGCGGCGCGGATCTGACGCTGCGACACTTTCCGCAGTCCTTCGAGTTCTCGACACTCGGCGGCTGGCTGGCCACCAGGGCCGGTGGACATTTCGCGACCCTCTACACCCACATCGACGACCTGACCGAGTCGATGCGGGTGGTGACGCCGTCGGGCATCAGCGAATCGCGGCGGCTGCCGGGCTCGGGTGCGGGCCCGTCCCCCGATCGGATGTTCCTCGGATCCGAAGGCTCGCTCGGCGTAATCACCGAGGCATGGATGCGCCTGCAAGACCGGCCGCGGTGGCGTGCAACGGCTTCCGTGCACTTCGACGACTACGGCGCCGCGGTCGCCGCCACCCGCGCGATCGCCCAGTCTGGTCTGTATCCCACCAATTGCCGGTTGCTCGACCCGGCCGAAGCATTCCTCAACGCGGGCGCGGCGACCAGCGGCGGAGTACTGGTGCTCGGCTTCGAATCCGCCGATCACCCCACGCGAACCTGGATGGAACGCGCGCTGGAACTGGTCGCCGACCACGGCGGCACGCTCCCCGAGCCCGCGCGCTACACCGAGTCGACGGGCCATCAGGACGGGGCGGGCGCGGCGGACACCTGGCGCTCGTCGTTCCTGCGGATGCCCTACCAGCGCGACGCGCTCGCCGCCCAGTCGATGATCACCGAAACCTTCGAAACCGCCTGTACCTGGGACAAATTCGACAACCTGAAGACAACGGTGACCGAGGCAGCCAACGAAGCCATCCGATCCGTCGGCGCGACCGGCGTGGTGACCTGCCGCTTCACCCACGTATACCCGGACGGTCCCGCGCCGTATTTCGGCATCTACGCCGCAGGACGCTGGGGCAGCACTCTCACCCAATGGGATGACATCAAATCCGCTGTCTCCGAAGCACTCTCAGCCGCAGGCGGCACCATCACCCATCACCACGCGGTCGGCCGCGATCACCGCCCCTGGTACGACCGGCAACGCCCCGACCCGTTCGCGCATGCCTTGCGGGCAGCAAAGTCCGCGCTGGACCCCGCAGGCATCCTCAACCCAGGCGTGCTGATCTGA
- a CDS encoding acyl-ACP desaturase yields the protein MAKDLTQLELLTELEPAVAANVDRHLATAKDWHPHDFVPWDEGRNFAAMGGDDWDPEQSRLSEVAKVAMITNLLTEDNLPSYHRVIAENFARSGAWGTWVGRWTAEENRHAIAIRDYLVCTRAVDPVALENDRMVHLTRGVHAPEDFRGVLDQVAYVTFQELATRVSHRSTGRVCDDPIAERMLQRIAADENLHMMFYRNITGAAFDIAPDQTMESVTKIVKTFVMPGAGMPNWRRNGVLMVKHGIYDLRQHQDEVVLPVLKIWNVLERTDFTARGERSREELGEYLEKLARDVIRFEEQRARILAREAARVG from the coding sequence ATGGCAAAGGATTTGACGCAACTTGAACTTCTGACGGAGCTGGAGCCGGCTGTCGCGGCCAATGTCGACCGGCATTTGGCCACCGCCAAGGACTGGCATCCGCATGATTTTGTTCCCTGGGACGAGGGTCGCAACTTCGCAGCAATGGGTGGTGACGATTGGGATCCCGAGCAGTCACGGCTTTCGGAGGTCGCCAAAGTCGCGATGATCACGAATCTGCTCACCGAGGACAACTTGCCTTCCTACCACCGTGTGATCGCTGAGAACTTCGCTCGCAGCGGTGCGTGGGGTACCTGGGTCGGCCGCTGGACCGCCGAGGAAAACCGCCATGCCATCGCCATACGTGACTACCTCGTGTGCACCCGCGCAGTCGATCCCGTCGCCTTGGAGAACGACCGGATGGTGCATTTGACCCGCGGTGTACACGCGCCGGAGGACTTCCGCGGTGTGCTCGATCAGGTCGCGTATGTAACTTTCCAGGAGTTGGCCACCCGGGTCAGCCACCGCAGCACCGGACGAGTCTGCGACGATCCGATCGCCGAACGGATGCTGCAACGCATTGCCGCCGACGAGAATCTGCACATGATGTTCTACCGCAACATCACCGGTGCCGCGTTCGACATCGCACCTGATCAGACGATGGAATCGGTGACCAAGATCGTGAAGACGTTCGTTATGCCCGGCGCCGGCATGCCGAACTGGCGTCGCAATGGCGTGTTGATGGTCAAGCACGGGATCTACGACCTGCGCCAGCATCAGGACGAGGTCGTGCTACCGGTCCTGAAAATATGGAACGTCCTCGAGCGCACCGACTTCACCGCACGCGGCGAACGCAGCCGCGAAGAACTCGGCGAATACCTCGAAAAACTCGCTCGCGACGTCATCCGGTTCGAAGAACAACGCGCCCGCATCCTCGCCCGCGAGGCGGCGCGGGTCGGGTAG
- a CDS encoding MarR family winged helix-turn-helix transcriptional regulator, whose protein sequence is MTDADPILVPMSEHPAFLLGQLGFHVTNRYTELLAPLGISPRHSGMLRMLSANDGQSQQQLCEVLRIHRNVMVGLVDELEKRGLVERRKHPTDRRAHAVYLQPAGRKVIAQAERIVAALDAEILGALDPAQRATLTELLQQTSVANGLQPGVHPGLRPAHGDQLAHPGPAVENAPRL, encoded by the coding sequence GTGACTGACGCCGATCCGATCCTCGTGCCGATGTCCGAGCACCCTGCCTTCCTGCTCGGACAGCTCGGATTCCATGTCACCAACCGGTACACCGAACTCCTGGCCCCCCTCGGCATCAGCCCGCGGCACTCCGGCATGCTGCGCATGCTCAGTGCGAATGACGGCCAGTCGCAGCAACAGCTGTGCGAGGTGCTGCGCATTCACCGCAACGTGATGGTCGGCCTGGTCGACGAGTTGGAGAAGCGTGGCCTCGTCGAGCGGCGCAAGCACCCGACCGACCGCCGGGCGCACGCGGTGTACCTACAGCCCGCCGGACGCAAGGTGATCGCACAGGCCGAGCGGATCGTCGCCGCGCTGGACGCCGAAATCCTGGGCGCACTCGACCCCGCCCAGCGCGCGACGCTGACCGAGCTCCTGCAGCAGACTTCGGTGGCGAACGGCCTCCAGCCCGGAGTTCATCCTGGTCTCAGGCCGGCCCACGGCGATCAACTCGCCCACCCGGGTCCAGCTGTGGAGAACGCACCCCGACTGTAA
- a CDS encoding MFS transporter produces the protein MDTDISPDADAPPTLDPRRWIAFAVVLAAGFMDLLDVTIVNVAAPSIQTDLRAEYSHIEWIIAAYVLAFAAVLITGGRLGDIYGRKRIFLIGMTGFILASAACGLSSDPTMLITSRFVQGAMAGLMVPQILAIIRATFPEHERAKAIAVYSGVGGSASAVGLSLGGLLVQWDVFDLAWRPIFLVNIPVGIAALVAASVVMRDSRSATPPRLDLVGMVLAISAVLLLAYPLTEGRQLDWPAWTFAMMGAAAVVFGLFVAYERRRARTGGSPLIDLELFRSRPFAVGLASWLLFWIGLGGFFLVWTLFMQAGLGWSPMRAGLTAVCFAVGAGTGVGVGVGVLAPRFGRRALIAGGLVNAGGFGLYGGMAAHYGASITSWQMVIPLIIIGIGFGMVVAPTIDLLLGQVPAREAGSASGLLNTGQQLGTALGVALVGVVFFGQLDHDSARGVEAVAPQVRAELGTMGLPQPAQDEILANFLACVQDRSAEVDPTVVPDSCRSGSAPGNAGVTHVLTRAGVEANAVNFANTFEYTLWYGIAILALMCLGFFALPKDARLKQHELDTESTDLTPAGV, from the coding sequence ATGGACACCGACATCTCCCCCGACGCAGACGCCCCACCCACCCTCGACCCACGCCGCTGGATCGCCTTCGCCGTCGTGCTGGCCGCGGGGTTCATGGATCTGCTGGACGTCACCATCGTCAACGTCGCCGCGCCGAGCATCCAGACCGATCTCAGGGCGGAGTACTCGCACATCGAATGGATCATCGCGGCCTACGTCCTGGCTTTCGCCGCCGTGCTCATCACCGGCGGGCGCCTCGGCGACATCTACGGCCGCAAACGCATCTTCCTGATCGGCATGACCGGATTCATCCTGGCCTCGGCCGCCTGCGGGCTCAGCTCGGACCCGACCATGCTCATCACCTCGCGATTCGTGCAGGGCGCGATGGCAGGGCTGATGGTGCCGCAGATCCTCGCGATCATCCGAGCCACCTTCCCGGAACACGAACGCGCCAAGGCGATCGCGGTATACAGCGGCGTCGGCGGATCGGCGTCGGCGGTCGGCCTCTCACTCGGCGGGCTGCTGGTGCAGTGGGACGTCTTCGATCTGGCCTGGCGGCCCATCTTCCTGGTCAACATCCCGGTCGGCATTGCCGCGCTGGTCGCGGCGAGCGTTGTCATGCGGGATTCCCGCTCCGCCACCCCGCCGCGGCTCGATCTGGTCGGGATGGTGCTCGCCATCTCCGCGGTACTGCTACTGGCCTACCCGCTGACCGAAGGACGCCAGTTGGATTGGCCTGCTTGGACTTTCGCCATGATGGGTGCGGCGGCGGTGGTCTTCGGGCTATTCGTCGCCTACGAGCGGCGGCGGGCGCGGACCGGCGGATCGCCGCTGATCGATCTCGAGCTGTTCCGGTCACGTCCGTTCGCCGTCGGCCTCGCGAGTTGGCTGCTGTTCTGGATCGGACTCGGCGGCTTCTTCCTGGTGTGGACGCTGTTCATGCAGGCGGGCCTCGGCTGGTCGCCGATGCGGGCCGGATTGACGGCGGTGTGCTTCGCAGTCGGCGCCGGTACCGGCGTCGGCGTCGGCGTGGGCGTGCTCGCACCGCGATTCGGGCGCCGGGCGCTCATCGCCGGCGGTCTGGTCAATGCCGGTGGATTCGGGCTCTACGGAGGGATGGCCGCGCACTACGGTGCGTCGATTACCTCGTGGCAGATGGTGATTCCACTGATCATCATCGGTATCGGGTTCGGGATGGTGGTCGCGCCCACGATCGATCTACTGCTCGGCCAGGTGCCTGCGCGCGAGGCGGGCTCGGCGTCGGGACTGCTCAATACCGGACAGCAGCTCGGCACCGCGCTCGGTGTCGCGCTGGTCGGTGTGGTGTTCTTCGGTCAGCTGGACCATGATTCGGCGCGCGGCGTCGAGGCGGTCGCGCCGCAGGTGCGTGCCGAGCTCGGCACGATGGGATTACCGCAGCCGGCGCAGGACGAGATTCTCGCCAATTTCCTGGCCTGCGTGCAGGATCGGTCCGCCGAGGTCGATCCGACAGTGGTTCCCGACAGCTGCCGCAGCGGCTCGGCACCGGGCAATGCCGGCGTGACACACGTACTCACCCGAGCCGGAGTGGAGGCCAACGCGGTGAACTTCGCCAACACCTTCGAATACACGCTCTGGTACGGCATCGCCATCTTGGCCCTGATGTGCCTCGGCTTCTTCGCTCTACCCAAGGATGCTCGGCTGAAGCAGCACGAACTCGATACCGAATCAACGGATCTCACACCGGCAGGAGTCTGA
- a CDS encoding pyridoxamine 5'-phosphate oxidase family protein: MTISVQSFHDIRDEFEAYVGDIVYATMVTVDGEGRPRSRVLIPVWEIVDGNPVGWLATYRTPVKAAHLAANPHTTFAYWTRKRNQVHADALADWVPLDDLVTRQHVWDLYEQTSPKGAGYPLGNFWQGIDDPKLHILQLSPWRIQVVRGRDLRSKMWKSAAEN; this comes from the coding sequence ATGACCATCTCGGTACAGTCTTTCCACGATATCCGCGACGAGTTCGAGGCCTACGTCGGCGACATCGTCTACGCCACCATGGTCACCGTCGACGGCGAGGGCCGCCCGCGCTCCAGGGTCCTGATTCCGGTGTGGGAGATCGTCGACGGGAACCCCGTCGGCTGGCTGGCCACCTACCGGACCCCGGTCAAGGCGGCGCACTTGGCCGCCAACCCGCACACGACCTTCGCGTACTGGACCAGGAAGCGGAATCAGGTGCACGCCGATGCCCTGGCCGACTGGGTGCCGCTCGACGACCTCGTGACCAGGCAACACGTCTGGGATCTGTACGAGCAAACCAGCCCGAAAGGCGCAGGCTACCCCCTCGGCAATTTCTGGCAGGGCATCGACGACCCGAAGCTCCACATTCTTCAGCTGTCGCCGTGGCGAATCCAGGTCGTCCGCGGCCGTGACCTGCGCAGCAAGATGTGGAAGTCCGCAGCCGAAAACTGA